In Streptomyces sp. SLBN-118, the following are encoded in one genomic region:
- a CDS encoding TerD family protein, with translation MSSINKGVQKAEVDLRWDPSPLGEPAHDLDIVAATYRADGPHGEPAYVVHFDSRSPDGTIILTRDSKTGQGFGADEVMTLEFDRLAATYARVVVGVVIQQRDGRRVFADIANPLVRILEGHTELGQNDFAAVSGSTAAVVGEFVRGEAGEWQFHETVRGFDADPQSFVELMGS, from the coding sequence GTGAGCAGTATCAACAAGGGGGTTCAGAAGGCTGAGGTGGACCTCCGATGGGATCCGAGTCCGCTGGGTGAACCGGCGCATGATCTCGACATCGTCGCCGCGACGTACCGGGCGGACGGGCCGCACGGTGAACCGGCCTACGTCGTCCACTTCGACAGCCGGTCACCGGATGGCACCATCATCCTGACCAGGGACAGCAAGACCGGTCAGGGCTTCGGCGCGGACGAGGTCATGACGCTCGAGTTCGACCGGCTGGCTGCCACGTATGCCCGGGTCGTCGTCGGAGTGGTCATCCAGCAGCGGGACGGACGCCGGGTGTTCGCCGACATAGCGAACCCCCTCGTCCGCATCCTCGAAGGCCACACCGAGCTGGGCCAGAACGACTTCGCAGCCGTCTCGGGATCCACCGCGGCAGTAGTGGGCGAGTTCGTCCGGGGCGAGGCGGGCGAGTGGCAATTCCACGAAACTGTCCGCGGTTTCGACGCCGACCCTCAGTCCTTCGTCGAGCTGATGGGCAGCTGA
- a CDS encoding histidine phosphatase family protein, which yields MARPQRIVLVRHGESEGNADDTVYEREPDHALRLTATGWRQAEETGARLRELFGRERVSVYVSPYRRTHETFRAFALDPELVRVREEPRLREQDWGNWQDREDVRLQKAYRDAYGHFFYRFAQGESGADVYDRVGAFLESLYRSFESPDHPSNVLLVTHGLTMRLFCMRWFHWSVADFESLSNPDNAETRILQLGKDGRYTLDRPFERWRTPEPYGVTG from the coding sequence ATGGCACGACCGCAACGCATCGTTCTCGTCCGGCACGGTGAGTCGGAGGGAAACGCCGATGACACCGTGTACGAGCGCGAGCCCGACCATGCGCTGCGGCTGACCGCGACCGGCTGGAGGCAGGCCGAGGAGACGGGCGCGCGGCTTCGTGAGCTGTTCGGACGCGAGCGCGTCAGCGTCTACGTCTCGCCCTACCGCCGTACCCATGAGACCTTCCGCGCCTTTGCCCTCGACCCGGAGCTGGTGCGAGTCAGGGAGGAGCCGCGGCTTCGCGAGCAGGACTGGGGGAACTGGCAGGACCGCGAGGACGTCCGGCTGCAGAAGGCCTACCGCGACGCCTATGGGCACTTCTTCTACCGCTTCGCCCAGGGGGAGTCGGGAGCGGATGTCTACGACCGGGTCGGGGCGTTCCTGGAGAGCCTGTACCGGAGCTTCGAGTCGCCGGATCATCCGTCGAACGTTCTCCTGGTGACGCATGGACTGACCATGCGGCTGTTCTGCATGCGCTGGTTCCACTGGTCGGTCGCGGACTTCGAATCCCTCTCCAATCCGGACAACGCCGAGACCAGGATTCTGCAGCTCGGCAAGGACGGCCGCTACACCCTTGACCGGCCCTTCGAACGGTGGCGCACCCCCGAGCCCTACGGCGTCACCGGCTAG
- a CDS encoding ATP-dependent DNA helicase, with amino-acid sequence MTKPSLPELLHAAVTAVGGVERPGQVTMAEAVAEAVDNNSHLLVQAGTGTGKSLGYLVPALAHGERVVVATATLALQRQLVERDLPRTVEALHPLLRRRPEFAMLKGRSNYLCLHRLHEGVPQEEEDGLFDQFEAAAPTSKLGQDLLRMRDWADETETGDRDDLTPGVSDRAWSQVSVSSRECLGASKCAYGAECFAEAARERAKLADVVVTNHALLAIDAIEGAPVLPQHEVLIVDEAHELVSRVTGVATGELTPGQVNRAVRRAAKLVNEKAADALQTASEIFERVMELALPGRLEEIPEDLGYSLMALRDAARTVISALGSTRDKSVQDEDAVRKQALASVENIHDVTERITQGSEYDVVWYERHDRFGASLRVAPLSVSGLLREKLFAERSVVLTSATLKLGGDFNGVGASLGLAPEGTAEAATGEGAEVTSPQWKGLDVGSPFDYPKQGILYVARQLATPGREGSRGDMVDELAELVEAAGGRTLGLFSSMRAAQAAAEELRGRIHKPILLQGEETLGELIKAFAADPETCLFGTLSLWQGVDVPGASCQLVVMDRIPFPRPDDPLMSARQKAVEEAGGNGFMAVAATHAALLMAQGAGRLVRATGDRGVVAVLDPRLANARYGSYLRASLPDFWYTTDRNQVRRSLAAIDASAKADGR; translated from the coding sequence ATGACGAAGCCATCCCTCCCCGAGCTCCTCCACGCCGCCGTCACCGCCGTCGGTGGCGTGGAACGGCCAGGCCAGGTCACCATGGCCGAGGCTGTCGCCGAAGCGGTCGACAACAATTCCCACCTGCTTGTCCAGGCCGGGACCGGCACCGGAAAGTCGCTCGGTTATCTGGTGCCTGCCCTGGCACATGGTGAGCGTGTTGTGGTGGCCACGGCCACCCTCGCCCTGCAGCGGCAACTCGTGGAGCGTGATCTTCCGCGGACGGTCGAGGCGCTGCACCCGCTGCTGCGCCGGCGGCCGGAGTTCGCCATGCTCAAGGGGCGTTCCAACTATCTGTGTCTGCACCGCCTCCACGAGGGAGTGCCGCAGGAAGAGGAGGACGGCCTCTTCGATCAGTTCGAGGCCGCCGCACCCACCAGCAAGCTCGGGCAGGATCTGCTCCGGATGCGAGACTGGGCCGACGAGACCGAGACGGGGGACCGCGACGATCTCACCCCTGGCGTCTCCGACCGGGCCTGGTCCCAGGTCTCCGTCTCGTCCCGGGAGTGCCTGGGGGCGTCGAAGTGCGCATACGGCGCGGAATGCTTCGCCGAGGCGGCCCGCGAGCGGGCGAAGCTGGCCGATGTCGTGGTCACGAACCACGCCCTTCTCGCGATCGACGCGATCGAGGGCGCCCCGGTGCTCCCGCAGCACGAGGTGCTGATCGTCGACGAGGCCCATGAGCTGGTCTCCCGGGTGACCGGCGTGGCGACCGGCGAGCTCACCCCCGGCCAGGTCAACCGCGCCGTGCGCCGCGCCGCCAAGCTGGTCAACGAGAAGGCGGCGGACGCTCTGCAGACGGCGTCCGAGATCTTCGAGCGGGTGATGGAGCTCGCGCTCCCCGGTCGGCTCGAGGAGATCCCCGAGGATCTCGGATACTCGCTGATGGCGCTGCGCGACGCGGCACGCACGGTCATCTCGGCCCTCGGCAGCACCCGTGACAAGTCGGTCCAGGACGAGGACGCCGTCCGCAAGCAAGCGCTCGCGTCCGTCGAGAACATCCACGACGTCACCGAGCGCATCACGCAGGGCTCCGAGTACGACGTCGTCTGGTACGAGCGACACGATCGTTTCGGTGCGTCCCTGCGGGTGGCACCTCTCTCTGTCTCCGGTCTGCTGCGCGAGAAGCTCTTCGCGGAGCGCTCGGTGGTGCTGACTTCGGCCACGCTCAAGCTCGGCGGTGATTTCAACGGAGTCGGGGCCTCGCTCGGCCTGGCCCCCGAGGGCACAGCGGAAGCGGCGACGGGCGAAGGGGCCGAGGTCACGAGCCCGCAGTGGAAGGGGCTCGACGTCGGCTCGCCCTTCGACTATCCGAAGCAGGGCATCCTCTACGTCGCCCGCCAGCTGGCGACGCCCGGCCGGGAAGGCTCCCGCGGCGACATGGTGGACGAGCTCGCCGAACTGGTCGAGGCGGCCGGCGGTCGTACGCTCGGTCTCTTCTCCTCGATGCGTGCCGCCCAGGCGGCGGCCGAGGAACTGCGCGGCAGGATCCACAAGCCGATCCTTCTCCAGGGCGAGGAGACGCTGGGCGAGCTGATCAAGGCCTTCGCCGCCGACCCGGAGACCTGCCTGTTCGGCACCCTCTCTCTGTGGCAGGGCGTGGATGTGCCGGGGGCCAGCTGTCAGCTGGTGGTGATGGACCGGATCCCGTTCCCACGCCCCGACGACCCGCTGATGAGCGCCCGGCAGAAGGCTGTGGAGGAGGCGGGCGGCAATGGCTTCATGGCCGTCGCCGCCACGCACGCCGCCCTGTTGATGGCCCAGGGCGCTGGCCGTCTCGTCCGCGCCACGGGCGACCGGGGCGTCGTCGCCGTCCTCGACCCGCGGCTGGCCAATGCCCGGTACGGCAGCTATCTGCGGGCTTCGCTGCCCGACTTCTGGTACACGACGGACCGTAACCAGGTGCGCCGTTCGCTGGCTGCGATCGACGCTTCGGCCAAGGCGGACGGCAGGTAG
- the lexA gene encoding transcriptional repressor LexA, which yields MTTTADSATITAQDRSQNRFEPVHAMNDAATTPEGPKPTRSLPGRPPGIRADSSGLTDRQRRVIEVIRDSVQRRGYPPSMREIGQAVGLSSTSSVAHQLMALERKGFLRRDPHRPRAYEVRGSDQPSTQPTDTTGKPAASYVPLVGRIAAGGPILAEESVEDVFPLPRQLVGDGELFVLKVVGDSMIEAAICDGDWVTVRRQPVAENGDIVAAMLDGEATVKRFKRENGHVWLLPHNAAYQPIPGDEATILGKVVAVLRRV from the coding sequence GTGACCACCACCGCAGACAGTGCCACCATCACTGCCCAGGACCGCTCCCAGAACCGATTCGAGCCGGTGCATGCCATGAATGACGCAGCCACGACACCCGAGGGGCCCAAGCCCACGCGTTCGCTGCCCGGCCGACCTCCAGGGATCCGGGCCGACAGCTCCGGTCTCACGGATCGGCAGCGGCGCGTCATCGAGGTGATCCGTGACTCCGTACAGCGTCGGGGATACCCGCCGTCGATGCGTGAGATCGGCCAGGCGGTCGGGCTGTCCAGCACGTCCTCCGTGGCACACCAGCTCATGGCTCTGGAGCGCAAGGGCTTCCTGCGCCGGGACCCGCACCGCCCCAGGGCGTACGAGGTGCGCGGCTCCGACCAGCCCAGCACGCAGCCGACCGACACGACCGGCAAGCCCGCCGCCTCGTATGTGCCGCTCGTCGGCCGGATCGCGGCCGGTGGCCCGATCCTCGCCGAAGAGTCCGTCGAGGACGTCTTCCCGCTCCCCCGCCAGCTGGTGGGTGACGGCGAGTTGTTCGTGCTGAAGGTCGTCGGCGACTCGATGATCGAGGCCGCGATCTGTGACGGCGACTGGGTGACCGTGCGCCGCCAGCCCGTCGCGGAGAACGGCGACATTGTGGCCGCGATGCTGGACGGCGAGGCCACCGTCAAGCGCTTCAAGCGGGAGAACGGCCATGTGTGGCTCCTCCCGCACAACGCGGCGTACCAGCCGATTCCCGGTGATGAGGCGACCATCCTCGGCAAGGTGGTGGCGGTGCTGCGGCGGGTGTGA
- a CDS encoding MFS transporter has translation MTTSQLTAPAKPGAARRQGRPGIALAVIAALQLMVVLDTTIVNIALPHIQGALDFTTTQLSWVVNAYTLTFGGLLLLGGRAGDILGRRRVFVFGVLLFTFASLLCGVAQEPWQMLAARALQGVGGAIASPTALALITTTFREGPERNRAFGIFAAVSASGAAIGLLAGGMLTEWLNWRWVFYVNLPIGILIAVLAPMFINESERHSGRFDIAGALTSTAGMASLVYGFIRAAEDGWGDRLTLGAFGAAVVLLTAFVLTERRAKEPITPLRMFADRNRSGTYLIMMSLAAAMFGMFFFIVLFVQNVLDYSPITSGLAFLPVTVMIVTAAGISSKLLPVLGPKPFLAAGAVLTGSGMAWLTLLDPGSSYLGGVLGPMLLFGFGMGLVFVTATLTAVSGVAQHESGAASSLLNATQMVGGSLGLSILMTVFSTASREEAERQIPHFLADATAAQKEAFARTHELPPPWGHQVLAEGIATAFWAGVGLVGLAVLTAVFVIRVRKSDLEALSGAVGAGGGHAA, from the coding sequence GTGACAACCTCTCAGTTGACTGCTCCAGCCAAGCCGGGAGCTGCCCGTAGACAGGGACGCCCCGGGATCGCCCTCGCCGTCATCGCCGCCCTGCAGCTCATGGTGGTCCTCGACACGACGATTGTGAATATCGCTCTACCTCACATCCAAGGAGCGCTCGATTTCACCACGACCCAGCTCTCCTGGGTGGTCAATGCCTACACCCTCACCTTCGGCGGGCTGTTGCTGCTCGGGGGCCGGGCGGGCGACATTCTCGGCAGGCGGCGGGTGTTCGTCTTCGGCGTGCTGCTCTTCACCTTTGCCTCGCTGCTGTGCGGCGTCGCGCAGGAGCCCTGGCAGATGCTCGCGGCCCGCGCCCTGCAGGGCGTCGGCGGCGCCATCGCGTCACCCACTGCGCTCGCACTCATCACCACCACTTTCCGCGAGGGCCCCGAGCGCAACCGGGCGTTCGGCATCTTCGCGGCAGTCTCGGCCAGTGGCGCGGCCATCGGCCTGCTCGCCGGCGGCATGCTCACCGAGTGGCTGAACTGGCGCTGGGTGTTCTATGTCAACCTGCCGATCGGCATCCTGATAGCCGTGCTCGCACCGATGTTCATCAATGAGTCCGAGCGGCACTCCGGCCGGTTCGACATCGCGGGCGCGCTGACCTCGACCGCGGGAATGGCTTCCCTGGTCTACGGCTTCATCCGGGCCGCCGAGGACGGCTGGGGCGATCGGCTCACCCTCGGCGCCTTCGGGGCGGCGGTCGTGCTGCTCACGGCGTTCGTACTGACCGAGCGGCGAGCAAAGGAACCGATCACTCCGCTGCGGATGTTCGCCGACCGCAACCGTTCAGGTACGTATCTGATCATGATGAGCCTCGCCGCGGCGATGTTCGGCATGTTCTTCTTCATCGTCCTGTTCGTGCAGAACGTGCTGGACTACAGCCCGATCACCTCAGGTCTGGCGTTCCTGCCGGTCACGGTGATGATCGTGACCGCCGCCGGTATCTCGTCCAAGCTGCTGCCGGTGCTCGGGCCCAAGCCCTTCCTGGCCGCGGGCGCGGTGCTCACGGGGAGCGGCATGGCATGGCTGACGCTGCTCGACCCGGGCAGCTCATATCTGGGCGGGGTTCTGGGGCCGATGCTCCTGTTCGGATTCGGCATGGGACTGGTCTTCGTGACGGCGACGCTCACAGCGGTCTCGGGCGTCGCTCAGCACGAGTCGGGTGCGGCCTCCAGTCTGCTCAACGCCACGCAGATGGTGGGTGGTTCCCTCGGACTGTCGATTCTCATGACCGTCTTCAGCACCGCCAGCCGCGAGGAGGCGGAACGCCAGATCCCGCACTTCCTCGCGGATGCGACAGCGGCCCAGAAGGAAGCCTTCGCCAGGACGCACGAGCTGCCGCCGCCGTGGGGCCACCAGGTGCTCGCGGAAGGCATCGCGACGGCGTTCTGGGCAGGAGTCGGACTGGTCGGACTCGCGGTGCTGACCGCGGTGTTCGTCATCCGGGTGCGCAAGAGCGATCTGGAAGCGCTCAGCGGGGCGGTCGGCGCGGGCGGCGGCCACGCGGCGTAG
- a CDS encoding ADP-ribosylglycohydrolase family protein: MTDSSRDRRFERALDSLRGLSVGDALGSQFFVPSNYPLLKQRALPPGIWQWTDDTEMACSVLSVLAAYDRVDQDALAQSFAEHHDFDRGYGPAVNRMLRLIREGGDWRELAAALFKGQGSWGNGSAMRISPLGAWYADDPEQATHQAEISSYTTHQHREAVVGAMAVAAAAALAAGAAGPPTAEDLLDGVIALVPRSAVGAGLRRARDMLDYHDAGTVAAVLGSGRRTSAHDTVPFALWSAARSLGDFERAFWTTAQVGGDVDTTCAIACGVIAAGKSGQPPAAWVERTERLPEWVPPRQAL, encoded by the coding sequence ATGACCGATTCCTCTCGCGACCGGCGTTTCGAACGCGCCCTGGACAGCCTGCGCGGACTGTCCGTGGGAGACGCCCTGGGCTCCCAGTTCTTCGTACCCTCGAACTATCCCTTGTTGAAACAGCGTGCCCTTCCGCCGGGCATCTGGCAGTGGACGGACGACACCGAGATGGCCTGCTCGGTGCTGTCCGTGCTGGCGGCCTATGACCGGGTGGACCAGGACGCACTCGCCCAGTCCTTCGCCGAGCACCATGACTTCGACCGAGGTTATGGCCCTGCCGTCAACCGTATGCTCCGGCTGATCAGGGAGGGCGGCGACTGGCGTGAACTCGCCGCCGCGCTCTTCAAGGGCCAGGGGTCCTGGGGCAACGGTTCCGCGATGCGCATCTCGCCCCTCGGAGCCTGGTACGCCGACGATCCCGAGCAGGCCACCCACCAGGCGGAGATCTCCTCGTACACCACGCACCAGCACCGGGAGGCCGTGGTCGGTGCGATGGCCGTGGCGGCCGCCGCAGCACTGGCCGCCGGTGCGGCCGGGCCGCCGACGGCCGAGGACCTGCTCGACGGCGTGATCGCGCTGGTACCGCGCAGCGCCGTGGGAGCAGGTCTTCGCCGGGCGCGGGACATGCTCGACTATCACGATGCGGGGACGGTCGCCGCGGTCCTCGGCAGCGGTCGGCGCACGAGTGCCCATGACACCGTTCCGTTCGCGCTGTGGTCGGCGGCTCGCTCGCTCGGTGACTTCGAGCGCGCTTTCTGGACGACAGCCCAGGTGGGCGGAGATGTTGACACGACCTGCGCCATCGCCTGCGGAGTGATCGCCGCGGGCAAGTCGGGACAGCCGCCGGCTGCCTGGGTGGAGCGGACCGAGCGGCTGCCGGAGTGGGTGCCGCCGCGGCAGGCGCTGTGA
- a CDS encoding vitamin B12-dependent ribonucleotide reductase: MTETTSGPARGSRAKGSKGSKGLRIERIHTTPGVHPYDEVVWERRDVVMTNWRDGSVNFEQRGVEFPDFWSVNAVNIVTSKYFRGAVGTPQRETGLKQLIDRIVKTYRKAGEDYSYFASPADAEIFEHELAYALLHQIFSFNSPVWFNVGTPQPQQVSACFILSVDDSMESILDWYKEEGMIFKGGSGAGLNLSRIRSSKELLSSGGNASGPVSFMRGADASAGTIKSGGATRRAAKMVILDVDHPDIENFIETKVKEEEKIRALRDAGFDMDLGGDDITSVQYQNANNSVRVNDEFMKAVEAGGKFGLRARMTGDVIEEVDAKSLFRKMAEAAWACADPGIQYDDTINHWHTCPESGRINGSNPCSEYMHLDNTSCNLASLNLMKFLKDDGEGHQSFDVERFAKVVELVITAMDISICFADFPTQKIGENTRAFRQLGIGYANLGALLMATGHAYDSDGGRALAGAITSLMTSTSYRRSAELAAVVGPYDGYARNAAPHKRVMKQHADANAVAVRMDDLDTPIWAAATEAWQDVIRLGDKNGFRNSQASVIAPTGTIGLAMSCDTTGLEPDLALVKFKKLVGGGSMQIVNGTVPQALRRLGYQPEQIEAIVAHIAEHGNVVGAPGLRPEHYEVFDCAMGERSISAMGHVRMMAAIQPWISGALSKTVNLPESATVEDVEEVYFEAWKMGVKALAIYRDNCKVGQPLSAKTKGNQSPEATAAAEKAEGTIRAAVEKVVEYRPVRKRLPKGRPGITTSFTVGGAEGYMTANSYPDDGLGEVFLKMSKQGSTLAGMMDAFSIAVSVGLQYGVPLETYVSKFTNMRFEPAGMTDDPDVRMAQSIVDYIFRRLALDFLPFETRSALGIHSAEERQRHLETGSYEPTDEEMDVEGLAQSAPRLPQETLKAVVGPKLEAPAPKEAHTSAELVEMQLGISADAPLCFSCGTKMQRAGSCYICEGCGSTSGCS; encoded by the coding sequence ATGACAGAGACGACGAGCGGTCCGGCGCGAGGATCCCGGGCCAAGGGATCCAAGGGGAGCAAGGGCCTGCGTATCGAGCGAATCCACACCACTCCCGGCGTGCATCCGTACGACGAGGTGGTCTGGGAGCGTCGTGACGTCGTCATGACCAACTGGCGCGACGGCTCGGTCAATTTCGAGCAGCGTGGCGTCGAGTTCCCCGACTTCTGGTCGGTGAACGCGGTCAACATCGTCACCAGCAAGTACTTCCGCGGAGCCGTCGGCACCCCGCAGCGCGAGACCGGTCTCAAGCAGCTCATCGACCGGATCGTGAAGACCTACCGGAAGGCCGGCGAGGACTACAGCTATTTCGCCTCGCCCGCCGACGCCGAGATCTTCGAGCACGAACTGGCGTACGCCCTCCTGCACCAGATCTTCAGCTTCAACTCGCCGGTGTGGTTCAACGTCGGCACGCCCCAGCCGCAGCAGGTCTCCGCCTGCTTCATCCTGTCCGTCGACGACTCCATGGAGTCGATCCTCGACTGGTACAAGGAAGAGGGCATGATCTTCAAGGGCGGCTCCGGCGCCGGGCTGAACCTCTCCCGGATCCGTTCCTCCAAGGAACTGCTCTCCTCCGGCGGCAACGCCTCGGGTCCCGTCTCCTTCATGCGTGGCGCCGACGCGTCCGCAGGAACGATCAAGTCGGGCGGTGCCACCCGCCGCGCGGCCAAGATGGTCATCCTCGATGTCGACCACCCCGACATCGAGAACTTCATCGAGACCAAGGTCAAGGAAGAGGAGAAGATCCGCGCGCTGCGTGACGCGGGCTTCGACATGGACCTGGGCGGCGACGACATCACGTCCGTCCAGTACCAGAACGCCAACAACTCGGTCCGTGTGAACGACGAGTTCATGAAGGCCGTCGAGGCCGGCGGCAAGTTCGGGCTGCGCGCGCGCATGACGGGCGACGTCATCGAGGAGGTCGACGCCAAGTCGCTCTTCCGTAAGATGGCAGAGGCCGCCTGGGCCTGCGCGGACCCCGGCATCCAGTACGACGACACCATCAACCACTGGCACACCTGCCCCGAGTCCGGCCGGATCAACGGCTCGAACCCGTGCAGCGAGTACATGCACCTGGACAACACCTCGTGCAACCTTGCCTCGCTGAACCTCATGAAGTTCCTGAAGGACGACGGCGAGGGCCACCAGTCCTTCGACGTCGAGCGCTTCGCCAAGGTCGTCGAGCTGGTCATCACCGCGATGGACATCTCCATCTGCTTCGCGGACTTCCCCACGCAGAAGATCGGCGAGAACACCCGCGCCTTCCGTCAGCTGGGCATCGGTTACGCCAACCTCGGCGCCCTGCTGATGGCGACGGGCCACGCGTACGACTCGGACGGCGGGCGCGCGCTCGCCGGTGCCATCACCTCGCTGATGACAAGTACCTCGTACCGGCGCTCCGCCGAACTCGCCGCGGTCGTCGGTCCGTACGACGGATACGCCCGCAACGCCGCTCCGCACAAGCGCGTCATGAAGCAGCACGCCGACGCCAACGCCGTGGCCGTGCGCATGGACGACCTGGACACGCCGATCTGGGCCGCCGCAACCGAGGCCTGGCAGGACGTGATCCGTCTCGGCGACAAGAACGGATTCCGTAACTCCCAGGCATCCGTCATCGCCCCGACCGGCACCATCGGTCTCGCGATGTCCTGCGACACCACCGGCCTGGAGCCCGACCTCGCCCTGGTCAAGTTCAAGAAGCTGGTCGGCGGCGGCTCGATGCAGATCGTCAACGGCACGGTCCCGCAGGCGCTGCGCCGTCTCGGCTACCAGCCGGAGCAGATCGAGGCGATCGTCGCCCACATCGCAGAGCACGGCAATGTCGTCGGCGCCCCCGGCCTGAGGCCCGAGCACTACGAGGTCTTCGACTGCGCCATGGGCGAGCGTTCCATCTCCGCGATGGGTCACGTCCGCATGATGGCCGCCATCCAGCCGTGGATCTCGGGCGCGCTGTCCAAGACGGTCAACCTCCCTGAGAGCGCCACCGTCGAGGATGTGGAAGAGGTCTACTTCGAGGCGTGGAAGATGGGCGTCAAGGCGCTCGCGATCTACCGCGACAACTGCAAGGTCGGCCAGCCCCTCTCCGCCAAGACCAAGGGCAACCAGAGCCCCGAGGCCACCGCGGCCGCCGAGAAGGCCGAGGGAACGATCCGGGCCGCAGTCGAGAAGGTCGTCGAGTACCGCCCCGTCCGCAAGCGCCTTCCCAAGGGCCGTCCCGGCATCACCACCTCCTTCACGGTGGGCGGCGCCGAGGGCTACATGACGGCCAACTCCTACCCGGACGACGGTCTCGGCGAGGTCTTCCTGAAGATGTCGAAGCAGGGCTCGACCCTCGCGGGGATGATGGACGCCTTCTCGATCGCCGTGTCAGTGGGTCTTCAGTACGGCGTGCCGCTGGAGACGTACGTCTCGAAGTTCACCAACATGCGCTTCGAGCCGGCCGGCATGACGGACGACCCGGATGTGCGGATGGCCCAGTCGATCGTCGACTACATCTTCCGCCGCCTGGCGCTGGACTTCCTGCCCTTCGAGACACGCTCGGCGCTCGGCATCCACTCGGCCGAGGAGCGTCAGCGCCACCTGGAGACCGGTTCGTACGAGCCGACCGACGAGGAGATGGACGTCGAGGGTCTGGCCCAGTCCGCTCCGCGCTTGCCGCAGGAGACGCTGAAGGCGGTCGTCGGCCCCAAGCTGGAGGCCCCGGCTCCGAAGGAGGCGCACACCTCTGCGGAGCTCGTCGAGATGCAGCTGGGCATCAGCGCGGACGCGCCGCTGTGCTTCTCCTGCGGGACGAAGATGCAGCGTGCGGGCTCCTGCTACATCTGCGAGGGCTGCGGCTCGACCAGCGGTTGCAGCTGA
- a CDS encoding YdbC family protein — protein sequence MLVKWIRCTVVDRRGFERGQRKWAGLLGEPGFRGQGGGWSKGRPHVAHVFAFWESRAFYDSFMARSHDRLASGQTGTYKDKQAKIFDYRFDVKTGFEPRFTDADVIRVAHCRVREDRVEHYALMQEKVWNPAMAGSPGMVRGLFGEAPGSEFLVMSMWQSAAEHGKYRRERVERLLLRAQTEADVAALAGDVVQLEPSWTV from the coding sequence GTGCTGGTCAAGTGGATTCGCTGCACCGTCGTGGACCGTCGTGGGTTCGAGCGGGGGCAGCGGAAGTGGGCGGGGCTGCTGGGTGAGCCGGGATTCCGGGGACAGGGCGGCGGGTGGAGCAAAGGGCGGCCGCATGTCGCGCATGTCTTTGCCTTCTGGGAGAGCCGGGCGTTCTACGACTCGTTCATGGCGCGCTCCCATGACCGACTGGCGTCCGGGCAGACAGGAACGTACAAGGACAAACAGGCCAAGATCTTCGACTATCGCTTCGATGTGAAGACCGGGTTCGAGCCGCGGTTCACGGACGCCGATGTCATACGGGTCGCACACTGCCGGGTGCGCGAAGACCGGGTCGAGCACTACGCGCTGATGCAGGAGAAGGTGTGGAACCCGGCGATGGCCGGGTCGCCGGGAATGGTGCGCGGGCTGTTCGGGGAGGCGCCGGGGAGCGAGTTCCTGGTGATGTCCATGTGGCAGTCGGCGGCGGAGCACGGGAAGTACCGCAGAGAGCGGGTCGAGCGGCTCCTGCTGCGTGCGCAGACCGAGGCGGATGTCGCTGCGCTCGCCGGTGATGTCGTGCAGCTCGAACCGTCCTGGACGGTCTGA
- the nrdR gene encoding transcriptional regulator NrdR, which yields MHCPFCRHPDSRVVDSRTTDDGTSIRRRRQCPDCSRRFTTVETASLMVIKRSGVTEPFSRTKVISGVRKACQGRPVTEDALAKLGQRVEEAVRATGSAELTTHDVGLAILGPLQELDLVAYLRFASVYRAFDSLEDFEAAIAELREHRPPAEKCGSGETCEVPVPATAAD from the coding sequence ATGCACTGCCCCTTCTGCAGGCACCCCGACAGCCGTGTCGTCGACAGTCGCACCACCGACGACGGAACGTCGATCCGGCGCCGCCGGCAGTGTCCTGACTGCTCCCGCCGCTTCACGACGGTGGAAACCGCCTCGCTGATGGTGATCAAGCGCAGCGGCGTGACCGAGCCCTTCAGCCGTACGAAGGTCATCTCCGGCGTGCGCAAGGCGTGCCAGGGGCGGCCGGTCACCGAGGACGCCCTCGCCAAGCTCGGCCAGCGGGTCGAGGAAGCGGTGCGCGCCACTGGCAGTGCCGAGCTGACCACCCACGACGTGGGTCTGGCCATACTCGGCCCCCTGCAGGAACTCGACCTCGTCGCGTACCTGCGCTTCGCGTCCGTGTACCGGGCTTTCGACTCACTCGAAGACTTCGAGGCCGCCATCGCGGAACTTCGCGAACACCGGCCTCCCGCAGAGAAATGCGGGAGCGGCGAGACCTGTGAGGTCCCCGTGCCCGCCACCGCCGCCGACTGA